A single region of the bacterium genome encodes:
- a CDS encoding DEAD/DEAH box helicase family protein, with product MQKEAKARIRINKYLEDAGWRFFDTDTGSANICLETNVKITEQALTDLGEDFEKTKNGFADYILLDDKGFPFVVLEAKREDKDPLGGKEQARTYAKNLNVRFVILSNGNLHYFWDIETGNPHIITAFPTCESLTYKKSFKPNPNNLVREYIESDYIVISQKPDYKSDPNWINETKREDFINDDSLKFLRDYQINAIKSLQEAVKERKSRFLFEMATGTGKTLVAAGVIKLFLRTGNAKRVLFLVDRLELEDQAWKNFVKYMKSDYKSVIYKENKDDWKKAEIVISTVQSFLFDNKYKDLFSPTDFDLVISDEAHRSIGGNSRAVFEYFTGYKLGLTATPKDYLKKIDEKKLAERDPRKLERRQLLDTYKTFGCEASNPTFRYTLLNGVKEGYLVNPIVVDARTDITTELLSEMGYSVLLKNEEGEEEEKTYFQKDFERKFYSEKTNRTLCKTFLENALKDPLTGEIGKSIIFCVSQNHASKITQILNALAHKIYPDKYKSDFAVQVTSRIDGAQQMAINFSNNILNGHTAFKDGYNSSRTRVCVTVGMMTTGYDCEDILNLCLMRPIFSPTDFIQMKGRGTRKFDFNFSEKDELGEIEKYAAKKERFKLFDFFANCEYFEEKFNYDEVIELPHGTGGGTGPFPPPPPPLKEYESVRPDPIKEIAETIIGFGGMKIDRKIFETFEETVKADEYIKGKIDEGKYEEAEAYIKKEVFDKPEKYFNIDKLRKSVKLDRRLGLREILEKIFGRIKKFKSKDELLEEEIGKFISIYHPENKFIHIIRQFMKAYIIDAELREILNSQEYSRLATNSRFDMSDLKELDGWRDPVVEYIKDYVPINAFVA from the coding sequence ATGCAGAAAGAAGCCAAAGCACGCATACGAATAAACAAATATCTTGAAGACGCAGGCTGGCGCTTTTTTGATACAGATACCGGATCCGCCAACATTTGCTTGGAGACAAATGTTAAAATCACAGAACAAGCGCTTACTGACCTTGGCGAAGATTTTGAGAAAACAAAAAACGGGTTTGCAGATTATATTCTTTTAGATGATAAAGGATTTCCTTTTGTTGTTTTAGAGGCAAAAAGGGAAGATAAAGATCCTTTAGGCGGGAAAGAACAGGCTCGTACATATGCGAAAAATCTTAATGTTCGTTTTGTAATTCTATCAAATGGTAATCTGCATTATTTTTGGGACATTGAAACAGGTAATCCTCATATCATAACCGCATTCCCAACGTGTGAGTCTTTAACTTATAAAAAATCTTTCAAGCCTAATCCGAACAATTTAGTTCGTGAATACATTGAGTCAGATTATATCGTCATTTCTCAAAAGCCGGATTATAAAAGCGACCCCAATTGGATTAATGAGACAAAAAGAGAAGATTTTATTAACGATGACAGTCTTAAATTCTTGAGGGATTATCAGATAAATGCCATTAAATCTTTGCAGGAAGCAGTAAAGGAAAGAAAAAGCAGATTCTTATTTGAAATGGCAACAGGCACAGGAAAGACTCTTGTTGCAGCAGGCGTCATTAAATTATTCTTAAGAACAGGAAACGCAAAAAGGGTGCTTTTTCTTGTTGATAGATTAGAGTTAGAGGATCAAGCGTGGAAGAACTTTGTTAAGTATATGAAAAGTGATTATAAATCGGTAATTTATAAAGAAAATAAGGACGATTGGAAAAAAGCGGAAATTGTTATATCAACAGTTCAGTCGTTTCTTTTTGACAATAAATATAAGGATTTGTTTTCTCCGACAGATTTTGATTTGGTTATATCGGATGAGGCACACAGATCAATCGGGGGCAACAGCCGTGCGGTCTTTGAGTATTTTACCGGATATAAATTGGGACTTACTGCAACGCCAAAGGACTACTTGAAAAAGATTGATGAAAAGAAATTGGCAGAAAGAGATCCTCGTAAATTAGAAAGGCGTCAATTATTGGATACTTATAAAACTTTTGGATGCGAAGCGAGTAATCCAACATTCAGATATACTCTTCTGAATGGAGTAAAGGAAGGATATCTGGTAAACCCTATTGTTGTTGATGCTAGGACGGATATAACAACGGAATTGCTTTCAGAAATGGGTTATTCTGTATTGCTGAAAAATGAAGAAGGAGAAGAAGAGGAAAAGACATATTTCCAAAAAGACTTTGAAAGAAAGTTCTATTCTGAAAAGACTAACAGGACATTATGCAAGACATTCTTAGAAAATGCGTTAAAAGATCCGCTGACAGGAGAGATAGGTAAAAGTATTATCTTCTGCGTAAGCCAGAATCACGCCTCGAAAATCACACAGATACTTAATGCGCTGGCGCACAAAATATATCCCGATAAATACAAATCTGATTTTGCGGTACAAGTAACATCGCGTATTGACGGCGCACAACAGATGGCAATTAATTTTTCAAATAACATTCTTAATGGACACACAGCCTTTAAGGACGGCTATAATTCCAGTAGAACCCGCGTATGTGTTACCGTAGGGATGATGACCACAGGATACGATTGTGAAGATATTCTCAATCTATGTTTAATGCGCCCTATTTTTTCGCCGACAGATTTTATTCAAATGAAAGGTAGAGGGACTCGGAAATTTGATTTCAACTTTAGCGAAAAAGATGAGTTAGGTGAGATAGAGAAATATGCAGCTAAAAAAGAACGATTTAAACTTTTTGATTTCTTTGCCAATTGCGAATATTTTGAAGAAAAATTTAATTATGATGAAGTAATTGAATTGCCGCATGGAACAGGAGGGGGCACTGGTCCATTTCCGCCGCCACCTCCGCCATTGAAAGAATACGAAAGCGTCCGTCCTGATCCCATAAAGGAGATTGCAGAAACCATTATTGGCTTTGGCGGCATGAAAATTGACAGAAAGATATTTGAAACATTTGAGGAAACGGTTAAAGCTGATGAATATATAAAAGGCAAGATTGACGAAGGCAAATACGAAGAAGCTGAAGCATACATAAAAAAAGAAGTTTTTGACAAACCGGAAAAATATTTCAACATTGATAAGTTACGCAAGTCCGTTAAACTTGACCGAAGATTAGGTTTGCGTGAAATCTTAGAAAAAATATTCGGACGAATTAAAAAATTCAAGAGCAAAGATGAGCTACTTGAAGAAGAAATCGGGAAATTTATTTCTATTTATCATCCTGAAAACAAGTTTATCCATATCATACGCCAGTTTATGAAAGCATATATTATAGATGCCGAATTACGGGAAATTTTGAACTCGCAGGAATACAGCAGACTTGCAACTAATTCAAGATTTGATATGAGTGACTTAAAAGAACTGGACGGATGGAGAGACCCTGTTGTTGAATATATAAAAGATTATGTCCCGATAAATGCTTTTGTTGCTTAA
- a CDS encoding Gfo/Idh/MocA family oxidoreductase: MKNVRIGVIGAGCMASLHMNNIKKTENAELTCVCDVDLERAKAAGQKYNCRVFNDHKELLKGKVSDAVMIVTPHYFHTTTGIDALNAGHHVLVEKPISVHKADCERLIAAHKKNNKLVFAAMFNMRTDPHYKKIKQLIDSGELGALIRVTWIITNWFRTNAYFASGSWRATWKGEGGGVLLNQCPHQLDLFQWLCGMPKKVHGFCGIGKRHNIEVEDEVTAYMEYKNGATGVFITSTGEAPGTNRLEIAGECGKVVLEGDVLTFTRNEVPANKFIKTSKQIFATPDVWNITIPVNGNGGQHAEILQNFVNAILKGEKLIAPAEEGIHSVELGNAILYSSMTAKPVEMPLDSRAYEKMLNELIRKSKFTKKTAKKIDGDLSKSFNK; encoded by the coding sequence ATGAAAAACGTAAGAATAGGAGTGATTGGTGCTGGATGTATGGCAAGTCTGCATATGAATAATATTAAAAAAACAGAAAATGCCGAATTAACATGTGTCTGTGATGTTGATCTGGAACGAGCTAAAGCTGCCGGGCAAAAATATAACTGCAGGGTATTTAACGATCATAAAGAACTTCTTAAGGGAAAAGTGTCTGACGCAGTGATGATCGTTACTCCGCACTACTTCCATACTACGACTGGCATTGACGCGCTTAATGCTGGTCACCATGTTCTGGTTGAGAAACCAATTTCAGTGCACAAGGCTGACTGCGAGCGTCTTATTGCTGCGCATAAAAAGAATAACAAACTGGTTTTTGCAGCCATGTTCAATATGCGTACAGACCCTCATTACAAAAAAATTAAACAGCTTATTGATTCTGGAGAGCTTGGGGCGCTTATCAGAGTTACATGGATTATCACAAACTGGTTTCGCACTAATGCATACTTTGCCTCCGGCTCCTGGCGCGCAACGTGGAAGGGTGAAGGAGGAGGAGTGCTGCTGAACCAGTGCCCGCATCAGCTGGACTTGTTTCAGTGGTTGTGCGGAATGCCAAAAAAAGTGCACGGTTTTTGCGGTATTGGGAAAAGGCATAATATTGAGGTAGAAGATGAAGTTACTGCATACATGGAATACAAAAACGGAGCTACGGGTGTTTTTATTACGTCTACCGGTGAAGCACCTGGAACAAACCGTCTGGAGATTGCCGGAGAATGCGGGAAAGTGGTTCTTGAGGGCGATGTATTAACCTTTACTCGTAATGAAGTCCCAGCAAATAAATTTATCAAGACCTCAAAACAGATTTTTGCAACACCTGATGTATGGAATATTACCATTCCTGTAAACGGCAATGGTGGGCAGCATGCTGAGATACTCCAGAATTTTGTGAATGCTATTCTTAAAGGAGAAAAACTAATTGCTCCAGCTGAAGAAGGCATACATTCAGTGGAACTTGGCAATGCTATACTCTATTCTTCTATGACTGCTAAACCTGTTGAAATGCCTCTCGACAGCAGAGCATACGAGAAAATGCTCAATGAGCTTATCAGAAAATCAAAATTTACCAAAAAAACAGCAAAGAAAATAGACGGGGATCTCAGTAAATCCTTTAACAAATGA
- a CDS encoding glycosyltransferase family 9 protein — protein MDILWNICYYKLIMDISEFKNVLIVDLLRIGDTVVTFPAIRAVRENLPEAHITLAVSPNLKSIVEDQELADNIVYFDCKKNGRNPFLIWKFSKTLPAHIYDLAIVLDTRLTSNLIAFWANSKRRIGYNYRCRGFLLTDKVKAPLYWNKPMWEYSDSIKVSHEVDSWLKLIEKAGFPLKEQRPYIRESHESQKRCESFLKEHNVAQTDTLVCIHPGSNTSYQWQADRFAQVGDFIIEKLKAKVCISGGPDDADLIKEIENNMHAKPIASNCGMNLGQYAEVLRRADLLVSVDTCATHIASAVNTPVIALFGPGDPRIWRPYGEEHIVIQKEDAFCLGCKKPVCKQDKHYCMDAITVEEVCKAVYNKLQEITKGDV, from the coding sequence ATGGATATCTTGTGGAATATTTGCTATTATAAATTAATTATGGATATCTCAGAGTTTAAGAATGTTTTAATAGTGGACCTCTTGCGCATAGGGGATACAGTTGTAACATTCCCTGCAATAAGAGCAGTTAGGGAAAATTTACCTGAGGCGCATATAACTTTGGCTGTTTCCCCTAATCTCAAATCAATTGTTGAAGATCAGGAGCTTGCTGATAATATTGTTTATTTTGACTGTAAAAAAAATGGGAGAAATCCATTTCTAATATGGAAGTTTTCTAAGACTTTACCTGCTCATATCTATGACCTTGCAATAGTTCTGGATACAAGGCTTACCAGCAATCTTATAGCATTTTGGGCTAATTCAAAGAGGCGTATAGGCTATAACTATCGCTGCAGAGGATTCTTATTGACAGACAAGGTAAAAGCGCCTCTTTACTGGAATAAACCTATGTGGGAATACTCGGACTCAATAAAAGTATCTCATGAAGTAGATAGCTGGTTAAAACTCATAGAAAAGGCAGGATTCCCTCTTAAAGAGCAGCGCCCCTATATTAGAGAATCACATGAAAGTCAAAAAAGGTGTGAAAGTTTTCTAAAAGAGCACAATGTAGCGCAAACAGATACTCTTGTATGCATACATCCCGGAAGCAATACATCTTATCAGTGGCAAGCAGATAGATTTGCGCAAGTTGGGGATTTTATAATAGAAAAACTTAAAGCAAAAGTCTGCATATCAGGAGGACCTGATGATGCTGATTTAATAAAAGAAATAGAGAACAATATGCACGCTAAGCCGATAGCCTCAAATTGCGGAATGAACCTTGGTCAATATGCAGAGGTTCTGAGAAGGGCAGATCTGCTTGTAAGTGTTGACACCTGCGCAACTCATATAGCTTCTGCAGTTAACACACCTGTTATTGCCTTATTTGGACCGGGTGATCCCAGAATATGGCGGCCATACGGAGAGGAGCATATAGTCATACAGAAAGAAGACGCCTTTTGTCTGGGCTGCAAGAAACCTGTTTGCAAGCAGGATAAACACTATTGTATGGATGCAATAACTGTTGAGGAAGTATGCAAAGCGGTTTACAATAAACTACAAGAAATAACGAAGGGGGATGTATGA
- a CDS encoding tagaturonate epimerase family protein encodes MKSLIAEGYKIYHESKIEKDGKIYFLVSKDIKKYLISNDTKFEKSVEKVSTYSVYEKTHLNALRLCNLFKHLKPAACGIKRSFGFGDRLGLATPGHIKTIKGRDIFPILSQQSIREMERTGRSMEIVLDDAMWGVFQEGYRKGYGADIDHVKEQDDVIKACEHGYTMYTIDPSDYINDNVKDMSHEELTSTYESIPNTDFYEKLYLGKNYKIGANTYKMTKTELMNIISVYAKALEHIVNCYNIVKERILNGFDFEASVDETDTPTTLLAHIFIVEELRRNGVNFTSLALRFIGEFEKGIDYIGDIEIFKKDFLAHADICRHFGRYKLSIHSGSDKFSIYPTIAESTEGVFHIKTAGTNWLEAVRLISHKNPALYRRMHQIALSNFEKDRKSYHVTTDLSRIPALSKLSDEELPGLLNENNSRQLLHITYGSILKDMKEEIYKTLNIYENEHYEMLETHLGKHLDYATSSF; translated from the coding sequence ATGAAATCTCTTATTGCAGAAGGTTATAAGATTTACCACGAATCTAAGATAGAGAAAGATGGGAAAATCTATTTTCTCGTCAGTAAAGATATCAAGAAATATCTGATTTCAAATGATACGAAATTTGAGAAGTCTGTAGAAAAGGTATCTACATATAGTGTCTATGAAAAAACTCACCTCAATGCTCTTAGATTATGCAATTTATTTAAACATCTAAAACCCGCTGCTTGCGGAATTAAAAGAAGTTTTGGTTTTGGAGACAGATTGGGATTAGCTACTCCGGGCCATATTAAGACCATTAAAGGCAGGGATATATTTCCGATTCTTTCCCAGCAGTCTATACGAGAAATGGAACGCACAGGTCGCAGTATGGAAATTGTCTTGGATGATGCTATGTGGGGAGTTTTTCAGGAAGGATACAGGAAAGGCTATGGAGCAGATATTGACCATGTCAAAGAGCAGGATGATGTTATTAAAGCATGTGAACATGGTTATACTATGTACACCATAGACCCTTCAGATTATATTAATGACAACGTAAAGGATATGTCTCATGAGGAACTTACATCAACGTATGAAAGCATTCCAAACACAGACTTCTACGAAAAGCTTTATTTAGGAAAGAACTATAAAATAGGTGCAAACACATACAAGATGACCAAGACTGAGCTGATGAATATTATTTCTGTCTATGCCAAGGCATTAGAGCATATTGTGAATTGTTATAATATTGTAAAAGAGAGGATTTTAAACGGTTTTGATTTTGAGGCATCAGTAGATGAAACTGACACTCCGACCACTCTTTTGGCTCACATATTTATTGTAGAGGAACTCAGGCGAAACGGAGTCAATTTTACAAGTCTTGCCTTAAGGTTTATCGGGGAATTTGAAAAAGGGATTGATTATATTGGTGACATAGAGATATTTAAAAAAGATTTCTTAGCTCATGCTGATATATGCCGTCACTTTGGCAGATATAAGTTAAGCATTCATAGCGGCAGTGATAAATTTTCCATTTATCCGACAATCGCAGAATCTACTGAAGGAGTATTTCACATCAAGACAGCCGGAACAAACTGGCTGGAGGCAGTCCGTCTTATCAGTCATAAGAACCCTGCTCTATACCGGCGCATGCACCAGATCGCACTTAGTAATTTTGAAAAAGATCGTAAATCTTATCATGTTACCACTGATCTATCCAGAATTCCCGCGCTTAGTAAACTCTCCGATGAGGAGCTTCCCGGGCTTCTTAATGAAAATAATTCCAGGCAGCTTCTGCATATTACATACGGGAGCATCTTGAAAGATATGAAAGAGGAGATCTATAAGACCTTAAATATTTACGAGAATGAGCATTATGAGATGCTTGAAACCCACTTAGGTAAACATCTGGATTATGCAACGAGCAGCTTCTGA
- a CDS encoding glycosyltransferase family 4 protein: MKQRINILQVSNSRVFGGNEEHIRALIKYLDKEKFSVLTAVPENSEFGAVLKNEGFEIAYNEITSKFSFRSLKNITRIIRENNIHIIHTHNRREDLLGAVASLIQGIPHIVTIHDRINMNQEGERVNNFNARFYKFVLKHISGKIIAVSDATKKDLLQEIKITGRKVIHIINGTDFERLNVDIDTHKEREKLVGIIARVRNREIGKKGHLYFLQACKIVLEEHKNIAFLICGEDNITREYLESICRKLNIHKHVRFLGYRKDIANVIFMCDIIVQPSLFEGLPRVLVEAMYLGKPVVGTDVDGIREIIEHGKTGLLIPSKDAESLAKAVIQLLDNEGLANELGRNASKFIKSNYDARIMAQQTELLYQKLLVA, translated from the coding sequence ATGAAGCAACGCATAAACATACTTCAGGTATCAAACTCAAGAGTATTCGGCGGAAATGAGGAGCATATAAGAGCGCTTATAAAATATCTTGATAAGGAGAAATTCAGCGTGCTTACTGCAGTTCCTGAGAATAGTGAGTTTGGAGCAGTATTAAAGAATGAAGGCTTTGAAATAGCATACAATGAAATTACATCTAAGTTCAGTTTCCGCTCATTAAAGAATATAACGAGAATCATCCGTGAGAACAACATCCACATTATTCACACACACAATAGAAGAGAGGATCTGTTGGGCGCAGTCGCATCTCTAATCCAGGGAATCCCACATATTGTGACGATTCATGACCGTATCAACATGAATCAGGAAGGTGAAAGAGTTAATAACTTTAATGCCAGGTTTTATAAATTTGTCCTGAAGCATATATCAGGAAAGATTATCGCTGTTTCTGATGCAACAAAAAAAGACCTGCTTCAAGAAATTAAAATAACTGGACGCAAAGTAATCCATATTATTAATGGAACTGATTTTGAGAGGTTGAATGTTGATATAGATACTCATAAAGAGAGAGAGAAACTGGTTGGTATAATTGCAAGAGTTAGAAATAGAGAGATTGGTAAAAAAGGACATCTGTATTTTCTTCAAGCTTGCAAAATAGTATTAGAGGAACACAAAAATATTGCATTTCTAATATGTGGAGAAGATAACATAACAAGAGAATATCTTGAGAGTATTTGCAGAAAGTTAAATATTCATAAACATGTAAGGTTTCTTGGATACAGAAAAGACATTGCAAATGTTATATTCATGTGTGACATAATTGTTCAGCCTTCATTGTTTGAAGGACTGCCAAGAGTACTTGTTGAGGCAATGTATCTCGGGAAACCAGTTGTAGGAACGGATGTAGATGGGATAAGAGAAATTATAGAACATGGAAAGACCGGTTTATTAATCCCTTCCAAAGACGCAGAATCGTTAGCAAAAGCTGTAATACAACTTCTTGATAATGAAGGTCTTGCAAATGAACTGGGCAGAAATGCAAGCAAGTTTATTAAATCAAACTATGATGCACGAATAATGGCGCAGCAAACAGAATTATTGTATCAGAAGCTGCTCGTTGCATAA
- a CDS encoding glycosyltransferase family 39 protein gives MNTKFISKLRDVWNNRDWNVPLIAIILLGVAFRLSVFSTHDFHCDEGLHGSYILDIATKGDWLFRSTDVDRPPVFFYVTAPFVKVLGNHVNVLRLPNLMGSIAGIFLIYLICIRLFNRETALWASFLLAVSPYNIVFGPTVFIDVLMSFFILWSFYLLCIDKAFLSGIVFGLALGTKQPAVMAIPVFICFSILLFWKSNNAFNIKPYLKKYSKWIYGCLIILALVFAWSALCQRPRFGMLGKAYSHQSGVFTLDLGSFLERIRQWWQYIKLTFNSIPLNILFILSIPLLIYNSIRLFFNIKFRRKFKIIADIILTLFVYTHILLFVVFQFKVYDRYLLLISPFMIIVLARILNYIIKPPVMRNKFIRTSFILVIILSGLCSTKNIGKLDMGAVYSKSDGMSDVSVYLKDNVLPNSIIYFTREVPWEMWYYCYGKEWRMKTLLYGGIEKFAEDTRDKFYNGIYVVAYKDALNMIPMLNDTLKKDWKTAWYQAASAHKIYKRGDEQFGVYRVVLRKDIEIEDIKKELDASKIQELLEYRFKSRISSDVNLNMRINPSRNFRNGYFDEIVIMTDNLRLKRGINAKIRLNWSKVKLNMDDLLFHSTISVESGNAQQPKLIISKDCFREFLKKKLKKIYAQQVNFEDNNVIIGGRTKFIKELHIKTICELGTEDEKRFIFRIKDIVLENTYLPDYLIRLINKKAKAKQVWELPQLIKADSVYFTENDIVIE, from the coding sequence ATGAATACAAAATTCATAAGCAAGCTTAGGGACGTCTGGAACAATAGGGATTGGAATGTTCCATTAATTGCAATCATATTGCTTGGTGTGGCGTTCAGGCTGAGTGTGTTTTCAACTCATGATTTTCATTGTGATGAAGGGTTGCACGGCTCCTATATTTTAGATATTGCAACAAAAGGCGACTGGCTCTTTCGTTCAACTGATGTGGACAGACCTCCTGTTTTCTTCTATGTAACAGCTCCATTTGTTAAAGTTTTAGGCAATCATGTTAATGTTCTCAGACTTCCGAATCTCATGGGAAGTATAGCCGGCATATTCTTAATATATCTTATCTGCATAAGACTTTTTAATAGAGAAACTGCTCTCTGGGCATCATTTCTGCTCGCTGTCTCTCCTTACAATATCGTATTTGGTCCAACAGTATTTATAGATGTGCTTATGTCGTTTTTTATTTTGTGGAGTTTCTATCTTTTATGCATTGATAAAGCCTTTTTATCAGGTATTGTTTTTGGCCTGGCGCTTGGCACGAAACAACCTGCTGTTATGGCTATTCCAGTATTTATATGTTTTTCAATATTGCTTTTTTGGAAGAGCAACAACGCTTTTAATATAAAACCGTATCTAAAAAAATATTCTAAGTGGATCTATGGCTGCCTAATTATCCTAGCGCTGGTTTTTGCATGGTCTGCTCTATGCCAGAGGCCAAGATTCGGGATGCTGGGAAAGGCATATTCACACCAGAGCGGCGTGTTTACACTTGATCTTGGAAGTTTCCTTGAGCGAATCAGGCAATGGTGGCAGTATATAAAACTTACGTTCAACTCCATACCCTTAAATATCCTGTTTATCCTGTCAATCCCTTTACTCATTTATAACTCTATAAGACTTTTCTTTAATATTAAATTTAGAAGGAAATTTAAGATTATTGCCGATATTATTCTGACACTTTTTGTATATACCCACATACTTCTTTTTGTTGTGTTTCAATTCAAAGTATATGACAGATACCTGCTTCTAATATCCCCTTTTATGATCATAGTGCTTGCCAGAATCCTGAATTATATTATCAAACCTCCTGTAATGAGAAACAAGTTTATAAGAACAAGTTTTATTTTAGTAATAATATTATCAGGTCTTTGCTCCACAAAGAATATCGGGAAATTGGACATGGGAGCAGTTTATTCAAAAAGTGATGGTATGAGTGATGTATCTGTATATCTAAAGGATAACGTACTCCCGAATAGTATTATTTATTTCACGCGGGAGGTTCCATGGGAGATGTGGTATTACTGCTATGGTAAAGAATGGCGCATGAAAACACTCCTGTACGGAGGTATTGAAAAATTCGCGGAAGATACACGCGACAAGTTTTATAACGGCATCTATGTCGTTGCATACAAAGATGCCCTGAATATGATACCCATGCTCAATGATACGCTGAAGAAGGATTGGAAAACAGCATGGTATCAAGCCGCTTCTGCGCATAAAATATACAAAAGAGGAGACGAGCAATTTGGTGTGTATAGGGTTGTTTTGAGAAAAGATATTGAAATCGAGGATATCAAAAAGGAATTAGATGCATCTAAAATACAGGAATTATTAGAATATAGATTTAAGAGTAGAATCTCTTCTGATGTCAATTTAAACATGCGCATAAATCCATCACGGAATTTCAGAAATGGCTATTTTGATGAGATAGTTATAATGACTGATAATCTAAGGTTGAAACGCGGTATAAATGCAAAGATTCGTCTCAACTGGAGCAAGGTCAAACTTAATATGGATGATCTACTGTTTCATTCTACTATTAGTGTGGAATCAGGCAATGCTCAGCAGCCAAAATTAATAATATCTAAAGATTGTTTCAGGGAATTTCTGAAAAAGAAATTAAAAAAGATATATGCGCAACAGGTTAATTTTGAGGATAATAATGTCATTATAGGGGGCAGGACAAAATTCATAAAAGAACTGCACATCAAGACGATATGTGAGCTTGGAACAGAAGATGAAAAGAGATTTATATTCCGGATCAAGGACATCGTCTTAGAAAATACTTATTTGCCTGATTATCTTATAAGACTTATCAATAAAAAAGCTAAAGCAAAACAAGTTTGGGAACTTCCTCAACTTATAAAGGCAGATAGTGTATATTTTACAGAAAATGATATCGTAATAGAATGA